The nucleotide window TCTTCGAATTTGCCTCAATGGCCTATCTCCTTTTCTGGCTTTATCAACTCATTACCTTTGTGAGTCGGTCCTCCGAGTAGCTATCCAAGGAACGGTCGCTGACGTCTCTGGTATTTTGCAGTGCTGGAGCTTTACCCATCTCTTTTTCCCCGAcgtcgacgaggatgacaACAGCTGGGAATCTGTGCTTTTGTGCAAGATGTCTCCACCTCTTCAGACACCAAAGTCCCGCAAGCGCTTGTACTTCAGCATCTTCTACACCATCTCCCATGTGTTTGTCTTTATGAACACGCTCATTTACTGGTGCATCTTGGTGCCGAAGGGGTACGGTCACCTTCCCAAGGGCAAGGAAGGCGAGCCGGTCTCGGATTCAACTTGTGAGTGACGTTTGGTTCAACGGACCGTTTGGTTGGGAATTTACTCATGAGACAATAGGGAAGGATTTCTGGGGCCACGGATGGTTCGAGCCGTTCTGCATTCTCAATCTCTACCTGGTTACTTCGCTCATTGCCCTCTTCGAGATCTTTGTCTTGAATAGCATTAAGCGCCAGGTCCCTGTTCCTGCGCACGTTATCGCGACGGTATTCTTTCTCTCGGCTTACCTTGCCTGGGCCGCTGTCGGCAAGTGGTTCACCGGCTTGTATCCATTCTTCTGGATGGATCCCGAGATCATGAAGAAGACCGAGTACATTGCGTCGTATGTTGCAGGATTCTTGGGCCTTGGACCTACAGGTGAACAGCCATTTGCAGCAATTTCATGGTTCGATCTATGCTGATATCATGAACCACAGTCTTTTCCTTCATGTATGGACTCATTGGCATGCGCGAGAACATGACTCACAAGGATGACGGGGACAAGAAGCAGCCTGCCCACAACAGGTCGCTCTTGGACGAGTAAACAAGGCGACAAGGCGACATATCGGACTAAGTCAATTTctgttggtgaaggaggggtgACTCATgtgaggggaggtggtgtttgacATGCATCGTTATGTTCTTGATGGAAGATTGGTATTGTCATGACTGATGTGGGGGATCCTGTCCGGTAGTGTACACTAACGCAAGTTGAAACAATAGAGGCAATCATTGACTTCAGTTCTCATGACTTGCAGTTTCTTTGCACCGGCAACGCTCCAAATCGTGAGGCTGACAGGGGTAGTTTGATGTTGAAGCTCACCAAGGGAGCCCTGGCCGGCGTGCCGGCCAAGAGGGGCGGCCCGTCGCTCCATTCTTGTCTTAAAAATGGGCCCACCTTCCCACCACAGTGGTTCGTGTGGGGTAAGCTTGGTTCCCCCTGACCAGTCAACCGCCCTGCTGCCCttttcccatcaacctcacccgaAGATGGAAGCTGTGCGGATACCGCCAGTTCAGTCAGGTCGAAGTGCAGGATTCTCCATCACGGCCCAATGGGAGGAGACACTCAttgggagatggatgtgCCGCGTGGCTAGTGTGACTCGATCTCTGCGTCTTTGATGGACCCCATACcgaggtgtgtgtgtctgtccGGGAGACGATATCACGGGCGTGCACGCACACAATTCTGTCAGAAGCAAGTGTCCGCCGAGACCTCCCGGATTGTGCAGAGGAGAGCAAGCGCCGGCAGGTGAGGCTGTGCCGTGAAACCGATTCTTGCTTCGCTGTCACTGGAGGGTTGCTGAACACGTGCCCCGCAGAGGCAAAAACCATGCTGCACAATTGGACCTGTTGGAATCGTTCCCAAACTTTCCTAGAGGATGCAAATACAATGGCAAAAACATTTCATTTGTCCGTTTATATCAATCCGATGGAGAACACAGGACTGCTTAGCTAACTCTGCAAAAATAGTTGAGCTGTTGTGATGGAAGTTCATGGACGGATGGAGCTACCCCTCATCTGAAGTGCCACAGTGCAAACCCCTGCTCGACAAACCCACAACCAGGGCCGCCTTGCACGCTAAATTCACAACGGCCATGTCTTCAGGGCTGACGACGACCGCGGCAATGTTGAAATCGAGAAGGTATCGCAAGATGCCGCGCAAGAGATCAATTGCGTACGAGCAATGTGTCACTCGGATGCCAGATAGTGACGATGCCTGAGGCAGCTTGTCGACAACACCTGCCATCCGTCCATTCATAAGTGACAGCACAAGAACAGCTGCAGCCGGCCCCCAGCCCTGCTTGTTTTTCTTGTCGATCATGGATTATTCCCAGGCACACACCTCTCTTTGTAtcaccccccacctcctgcATATAAATactttcccacccccccgcaACTTTTACATCCCTttcctcttttcctccccccccccctcctcttcacacAACCAACGGGTCGCAAAGCTCTCTGGAGTTTTTCTGGAGTTCTCTCTTCAGGACCTCTCCGCCCCCGGACCCTGTCAATCGTTTTtgtgcctctctctctctctctctccccccctctcactctttttctcttgctTTTCCTTCGGCCCTTCATTCATTATTTTCGTCGCTCTCTGAGAACATACATGGAAACTAGACAGTGGCAGTAATTCAGACATTAGTCTgacttttcttttgctgTCTTTTTGCCTCATCCCGCACGCCTCGAGTCTTTATCGAACCAAAACCataccatcatcaccgctgtcaccaccactcccatcacctcctctaCCGCTATCAGCTTCGCCATAACCCGAAACAACAACGCAACCGCCAACATGTTCAAGCGTTCTTTCCGAAGCCGTGAGACCAGCAACTCCCAGCGGGAGGCTgcctcgacgacgatggaTTCACAACACCGCGTGGACAAGGCCGCGAGGCTGATGAGGAAGGGCTCCGTGCGGGATGCCCAAAAAGTGTCGAAATTGCAACGGTCGCTCAATAACAACGAGGAGACCTCGCGTACACAGAGTGTGCAGACGAGGCTCAACGACAAGTCTCTTGCCCCTTCACCCATCGTCACCCTGGTGGTGGGCGCAGAGGCACGGCTGTTTGCAGCGCACGAAGATGTGCTCTGCCAGTCATCCTTTTTCGAGAGGGTGATTCGGAGCAACTTCACCGATGCGCAGAATAGAAGGATCTCCCTCCCGGACGAGGAGCCAGAGGTCTTCAGCGGAATCCTCGAATATCTCTACAAGGGCGACTATTACCCCCGCTTGTTGCACAACAAGCAGCGCAACTCTTGGGAGCTCGAGGACTCGCTTCCCCGTCGGGtcaccccccaaacctccccgaCGATCAACGACTCACCTAAATTCGGAGGTGGCCGCGCAGGCCAAACCCCCCAGACCCCTGCGGCTGTCGAGGCGACCGTGTTCCTCTCGGGCATCAGCCAGCACATCCTTCGCGACACGGCCATCTACTGCGCTGCTGATCGCtttgggctggaggagctcaagaggCTGGCGCTGCGGAAGCAAGGATTGCAGGCCGGCATCGACGTTGGCACCATCCTCCGCAGCGCGCAGTACTGCTACGCCAACACGCCCGACTCAGACAGCCGTCTGCGCGCCCATTACCTAGCACTCATCATCCGGTGCCGCAAGACCTTTAAGCGCAGCGGCACCAtgcaggccgagatggagaagtGCGGCAGCGACAACGTGTACGGCGAGGGAAGTGGGAAGTTGTTCTTTGATCTGTTTGTTGCCATGTGCAACCACCTCGACGACGTCATCGATGCGAGCAACGCGCGGACCCCCAAGACGATCTAAGAGGGTGAACTGAATGAACCTTGCACGCGTGCAAGGCAGCAGACAGATATCTGGCGTTACCAAGGCATGACAAGGAGGAATCTCTATACAAAGGGCAGGAAGCTGAATACTTGGATTGCGCATGTCGAGGGGATGTGACCGTGATGGGCTTGcgtcttctttttgctcttaCTCAACATCCGGCGTTTTGGGTCTTTCTCATCCACATCTCCCACATCTTCACATCAGATTGGAACACCATTTGGGAGACATTTCATTCACACTGAAATCTCTTCACTTCTTTCAAGGTTGGCCGACCAATCCCCTATTTTTGATGTACAAGATTTGCGAAGTGAGAGGGGCCTAATGCCGATACACGATGTGAGTGTGGTTGCAAAGAGAGGAGACATTGCCGCAGCTCACCAAACCCTTCCCCTCTGCTCTCtgaatcttcttctttgctttGATCTCTCTTGCTTTTTGGAGCGTCGGGCTGTTTTTGGgacttgttttttttttggtgtctgATATCTCTGGAGTGTTTCCAGTTGGCTGGGGGAGCTAGTCTTCTCTGGTCGATCGATTCACATCTGGAGAGAGCAGGGACTTTGTTACAGGCGTTCTAAGAACAGGAAGCCTTTTCTCATCGATACCCTCACCGTCAATTTTGTCTTTTCATGATGGAATCAACAAAAACACGTTTTTGCCCCGCACACACCCATCTCACACACTGAGAAAaccacacaaaaaaaaagtcaacacctcccccctccccccccccaaaccatgGATTGTGTACTATTTTTTGTGTCTCATTTCCAGCTTGCTGGACttgacgaagacgacatttttttttctttttttgttttttttttttttttgctcttttCAATTTCGGGACTACGGAAACGGAACGGAACGGCCAATCTCAACTTTACGCAGCGTCACACAAACTGTGGACGTCTCCAACACCACTCTCAGATTGAACAACAATACCCGGGGTTTTAGTTTGGATCTATTCGCAAACCCCAATGTGCATTTTTATGagcagcaaaaaaagaaacataTCCAcgacaaaaaaaagaaaaacacaaaccacaacaacaatttctatttcttttgtctttttgtttgCAACAAATCGACAGCGTTTACAACAATCAGGATGATcatggttggggagggagggattggATGGAGCTTTTCCGGTGTTTTGCTTGCCTGCATGGATTGCCGGTAAATTTTTTTTAACATCTTGCTGGACttgaggaaaaagaagaaggatatACATTCACTTGTATCTCTTTACTTGTCACGAAACtttttttgatgatgatacgTAACGaatcttctttttttttggtcaattttgaggaggagcctTGTTTTATGCACAGACAGGGCTTGCCAGAAAACACATAACAGCACACCTTGAGTCCTAGCGATGATGGCTTAAAGGGTCAGATTAGGATTTTAATGGGAGACGAAAAAGAGTCGGCCACCTCAGATATTTGTTCCCTTGCTTTGGTGCTGTGATGTGATGAGGTGTTTGGTTCATACTGCCAGAGGACCAAACCGCCTTCACCCCTTTACCCCCTTACGCCCCACCTTCACCATGTCATCCACAGCTCTCTACTCCTTCCACTTAACgtccatctccttcacctcagccaccaactcccccaaTTCCCCCTTTGCCGGTCTCGCCGCCATAGCCTCAACTTTCACCGTCCAGCTTTCCAAGTCAGCGAGCCCATAAACCCAGCAAATCTCCCTCACGGGAACCTTGGTCCCATCACTGAGAACTTGGTAGACCCAGAGGGACACCCCGTTATCGTTTCCCTCTTTTTGGATCGAGATTGTCGTccagggggtggaggtgtcgGGGTCGGGGGTGAGGGCGGAGACGGACCAGTCGGCCCAGTTGTCGCAGG belongs to Podospora bellae-mahoneyi strain CBS 112042 chromosome 6, whole genome shotgun sequence and includes:
- a CDS encoding hypothetical protein (EggNog:ENOG503P36W), whose translation is MSTEERAPLLSTRQGLPVANSSSTVQDHPIFLRVCHSPWPWVSQSCLVYLRGLIFCYLTGLAGMLLRYKFHHEYPHNEAKPNWHIFFEFASMAYLLFWLYQLITFCWSFTHLFFPDVDEDDNSWESVLLCKMSPPLQTPKSRKRLYFSIFYTISHVFVFMNTLIYWCILVPKGYGHLPKGKEGEPVSDSTWKDFWGHGWFEPFCILNLYLVTSLIALFEIFVLNSIKRQVPVPAHVIATVFFLSAYLAWAAVGKWFTGLYPFFWMDPEIMKKTEYIASYVAGFLGLGPTVFSFMYGLIGMRENMTHKDDGDKKQPAHNRSLLDE
- a CDS encoding hypothetical protein (EggNog:ENOG503NZQM; COG:S) yields the protein MDSQHRVDKAARLMRKGSVRDAQKVSKLQRSLNNNEETSRTQSVQTRLNDKSLAPSPIVTLVVGAEARLFAAHEDVLCQSSFFERVIRSNFTDAQNRRISLPDEEPEVFSGILEYLYKGDYYPRLLHNKQRNSWELEDSLPRRVTPQTSPTINDSPKFGGGRAGQTPQTPAAVEATVFLSGISQHILRDTAIYCAADRFGLEELKRLALRKQGLQAGIDVGTILRSAQYCYANTPDSDSRLRAHYLALIIRCRKTFKRSGTMQAEMEKCGSDNVYGEGSGKLFFDLFVAMCNHLDDVIDASNARTPKTI
- a CDS encoding hypothetical protein (EggNog:ENOG503P45T; COG:S), with protein sequence MSSSPFTIRAPPATDIWRKPPSKDIFNAPTSTPSHLTPSSPLPLFLSTTLTFRLPYNHQYDQSGLLLTFSSPSSPSLKKWIKAGIEYYNSSPRLSVVSCDNWADWSVSALTPDPDTSTPWTTISIQKEGNDNGVSLWVYQVLSDGTKVPVREICWVYGLADLESWTVKVEAMAARPAKGELGELVAEVKEMDVKWKE